In the Campylobacter sputorum subsp. sputorum genome, TTACACCGCCCGAACTTGATACAAAAATCGCCATAATAAAGAAAAAATGTGAATTTGATGGAATTTCTTTAAACAATGATGTAATAAATTATATCGCAACAAATATGGGTGATAATATAAGAGAGATAGAAAGTGCTATAATAAATTTAAACGCATATGCAAAAATGCTTCATCAAGATATAAATTTAGAGTTTGCAAAAAACCTTATGCGTGATCAAATAAAAGAAAAACAAGAAAACATAACTCTTGAAAATATTATAAATTTAATATCAAAAGAATTAAACATAAAACCAAGCGATATTAAAAGCAAAAGCAGACAAAAAAATATAGTCGAAGCAAGAAGAATAGGCATATATCTAGCAAAAAAACATACACAAAATTCTATGCCACAACTTGCAAGTTTTTTTGGAATGAAAGATCACAGTGCAGTTAGTCATAACATTAAAAAGATAAATGAGATAATACAAAATGATGAGTATTTTAAAATAATACTAAATGAACTAGAAAATAGACTACTAACTAAAGAAAACTAAATGAAATTTGTGAAAAGATGTGAAAATAAAATATTTTTAATTCAACAAAAAAACAACGTAAATTTGGATAGTTTTTTAACTATTCACTTTTTCAACAATACTAATACTAATACTAATAAACATATAAAAAAGGGGAAAAGATGAGAGTAAAAATAAATAAAAATTCTCTTGAATCAATAGTTACAAATACTAAAACATACCTTGAAAAAAAAGATACAAGTTCAATAACTTCACATATCTTTTTATCAGCAAATAATGGTGTTTTAAATGTTAAAGCAACTGATTATGAAATAGGATTAACATATAAACAAAAAAATCTAACTATAATTGATGAAGGTGAAGCAACTGCAAATGGTAGAAAACTACTAAGTATTATTAGTAGTTTAAAAGATGGAGATGTTACACTTGAAACAGTTCAAAATTATTTGTATATTAAACAAAATAATTCAAAATATAAACTTCCTATGTTTAAAGCTGAAGACTTTCCTAAATTCCCCGATATCCAAAATAAAAACAAATTTGAAATAGACTCATCAATACTAAGTAGAAGTCTTAAAAAAATAGTTCCTTGTGTAGATACAAATAATCATAAATTTGAACTAAATGGTGCATTAGTAGATATAAAAAATGATTATATAAATTTAGTTGGAACTGACACTAGAAGACTTGGAATTTATAGAATTGATACACAAACAGACAAAGAATTTTCTATAATAATACCTAAAAAAGCAATACTAGAAATTCAAAAGCTATTTTATGATAAAATAGAAATTTATTATGATGAAAATACATTAATAGCAGTTTCTGATAATTTTGAATTTTTTACAAAACTTATAAATGGAAAATTTCCTGATTATGCAAGAGTTATTCCAAAAGAGATAAAAACCAGAATTAGATTAAATCGTGATATGATGATAGAAGGAATGAAAACCATTTCAATTCTTAGTGAGCAAATGAAACTTACTTTTGCACCAAATGAAATAGTATTTGAAAGTATCATAGAAGATAATAGTGAAGCTAGAACTTCGATAGAATTTCAAACAGGGGTTAGTGAAAATATAAGTATTTGTTTGAAAAATAGATATTTATTAGATTTTTTAGGAAGTATAGAAGAAAGTGAATTTGATATAGAATTAAATTCGCAAGAGACAGCATTTTTAGTAGTTTGTGGAAATTTAAAAACAGTAATTATGCCAATTGTATCATAAAAACGGAGAAAATATGGAATATAGTGCGGAAAATATAAAAGTTTTAAAAGGTTTAGAAGCAGTTAGAAAACGACCTGGAATGTATATCGGTGATACAAATATAAATGGTCTTCATCACCTTATATACGAAGTTGTTGATAACTCTATAGATGAATCAATGGCTGGTTATTGTGATCAAATAGATGTAGAAATTACAACAGACGGACACGCTATAATATCTGATAATGGGCGTGGAATTCCAGTTGATATTCATCCAACTGAAAAAATACCAGCTGCAACTGTTGTTTTAACAGTTCTTCATGCTGGTGGTAAATTTGATAAAAATACATATAAAGTTAGTGGTGGATTGCACGGAGTTGGAGTTAGCGTTGTAAATGCACTTTCTATTAAATTTATAGTTACAATTTATAAAAATGGAAAAATTCATAGACAAGAGTTTTCAAAAGGTGTTCCTACAACTGATTTAGAGATCATAGGAGAAACTAAAAAAACAGGAACAACAGTTGAGTTTATACCAGATAGTGAAATATTTGAAACAACTGATTTTAATTTTGATACTTTATCAACTAGATTTAAAGAACTTGCATATTTAAATTCAAAAATAACTATAAATTTTAAAGATAATAGAGTTGGAAAACATGAAAGTTATCATTTTGAGGGTGGATTAGAAAGTTTTGTAAATGATTTAAATAAAGCAAATCCAGTTTGTAAAGCCCTATCTTTTAGTGATTTTTCAGAAGATGTAGTTGTTGATGTAGCACTTATGTATAATGAAAGTTATTCAGAAAATGTTCTTAGCTTTGTAAATAATATCCATACCCCAGATGGTGGAACTCATGAGGCTGGATTTAGAGCAGGTCTTACAAGGGCTATTACAAATTATATTTCATCAAATGCATCAGCAAGAGAAAAAGATACAAAAATAAGTGGTGAAGATGTTAGAGAAGGTCTTATAGCTATTGTTAGTGTAAAAGTTCCTGAACCACAATTTGAAGGTCAAACTAAAGGAAAACTAGGATCTAGTTATGTAAAACCAATAGTTCAAAAAATAACTTTTGATACACTTTGTAAATTTTTTGAAGAAAATCCTATAGAAGCAAAAGCTATAATGAATAAAGCTTTACTTGCTGCAAGAGGAAGAGAAGCTGCAAAAAGGGCAAGAGATTTAACTAGAAAAAAAGAGAATTTTTCTGTTGGAACTCTTCCTGGAAAACTTGCTGATTGTCAAAGTAAAGAAGCTGAAATTTGTGAGCTTTATTTAGTTGAGGGAGATAGTGCTGGAGGATCTGCAAAACAAGGTAGAAATAGAGTTTTTCAAGCAATCTTGCCTCTAAGAGGTAAAATTTTAAATGTTGAAAAAGCAGGTCTTGAAAAAATTTTAAAAAGTGAAGAGATAAAAAATATGATCACAGCCTTAGGTTGTGGTATAGGAAATGAATTTGATGAAGAAAAACTAAGATATCATAAAATTATAATTATGACAGATGCCGATGTTGATGGAAGTCATATACAAACTTTGCTTTTAACATTTTTCTTTAGATTTTTAAATCCGGTTATAAAAAATGGCTATATTTATCTTGCCCAACCGCCACTTTATAGATATAAAAAAGGTAAAAAAGAAATTTATTTAAAAGATGAAAAAGCACTAAATGAATTTTTGATAGAAAATGGTATAGAAAATATAAGTTTTGAAGGCGTTGGAAACAATGATTTGATAGAATTTTTAAAGATTGTTGCAGTTTATAGAAGCTATTTAAAAGAGCTAGAAAAAAGATTTAACATTTTAAAAGCTTTAAGATTTTTGATAGAAAATGATGGAATTATAGGTAAAAGTTATAATGAAATTTTCAAACTTATTAGTGAAGAAATTACTAAAAATGGTCATAATATTTTAAACTCAAATATAAAAGATGATGAGATAAGGATTTATGCACAAACTACAGATGGTTTGCAAGAGCTTGTTATAAATGATAAACTTTTTTCAAATCCACTATTTTCAAGCTCTATTGAAATTTATAAAAAAATTAAAGATTATGATATAAATTTAGGTAAAGATATATTAGAAATTTTAGATGATGTAGAAAAAAATGCCAAAAAAGGTGCTTATATACAACGCTATAAAGGTTTAGGTGAGATGAATCCTGAACAACTTTGGGAAACAACAATGGATCCTGAAAATAGAAGACTTATTAAAATAAGTGTTGATGATGCACAAAGTGCCAGTGAAACTTTTAATCTTTTTATGGGTGATGAAGTTGAGCCAAGAAGGAATTATATAGAAGAACACGCAAAAGATGTTAAACAACTGGATATTTAATGCTTTATAGCCAAAAAAAAGAAAGGGCAAATTTATTTTTTTCAGCATTAAAAATTGCCCTTCCATTTATAATTCTTATTATATTTTGGATTAAATTTATATCAAATGCTGAACAAAGCGATATATTTTTACTTACCATTTTGACTTTTTTTTATGTTTATTATTCTGCATATTTAATATATTTAAGTCTAAAAACAACACTTTTAGATCCCATAACAAATGTTTTTAATAGAAAAAAAATTTATGAGCTTATATCTAAAAATTTGAATAAAGATATGAAAGTTGTAATGTTTGATATCAAAAATTATAGTTATATAACTCAAACTTATGGTATAGAAAATTATGAAAAAATAGCAAATAAATTTATTATAAAATTAAATATTTTTCTTGAAAAAAATGGATATAAAAATGTAGTTATTGGGGCTTATAATTTTTCATATTTTTTAATGATAATAAATGAAAAAGATACTATATTGGCACATAATCTAAGAATTTTTGAAAAAAAAATCACAAACTATGGTATAGAAAATATTGAGATAAAATTTGAATTTTCGGTATTAAATTTATTAAATTTTAATAATCTAAAAAGTGTGATAAATCATCTTAGTTATGATTTAAATAATAACAAAGAAGAAAATTTAATCGTATATGATGAAAATATCAATGTTATAATTCAAAGTATTAATAATTTGAAATTTAATTTCAAATTTCAAGAAACTAAAAACAATGATAAAAATTTAAAAGATGTAGTAACAATCATACCAAGACTTTTTGTTGAAAATTATGGAATGTATTCTAAAAATAAAATTTCAAATTTGTTAAATAAATATAATTATGAGATAAATTATGATAAAAATATGATAAAAGCTTTATCAGATTGTATAAATTATGATTTAGATTTTGATTATATAGTTGAAATTTCAGTAATGAGTATAAGAAATTTAGAGTTTAAAAATTATATTTTTGAACTTGTAAATCAAAAAATTATAAATCCCAAAAATATAATTTTTGAGTTTTTTGAAGATAATTTTTATAGTGAAAAAAATCGTTTTAATGAGATTATAAATGATTATAGAAAAATGGGTATTAGATTTTGTTTAAGCCATTTTGGCGGCGATAATGCAAGTTATTTTTATCTAAAATATTTGAATATAGATTTTTTGATATTTGATATTGAGTTTTTAAAAAATTTAAATGATAAAAAATATCTGGTAATTTTAGAAAATTATATAAATATGGCAAAAAGTTTAGATATAAAAACTATATTTAAATTTATAGATAAAAAAGAGAGTTTTGATATACTTATAAATCAAAATATTGATTATTTACAAGGTTTTTATATAAAAAAACCACAAATGATTGAAAATTTAAAATAGAGGTAAAAAATGAGATATGGTGAGAAAATTATAAAAGAATTTGATATAGATAAAGATATGGAAATTTGGCCAAATAAATGGGAAAATGACTATGTTATAAGGATAACTTTACCTGAGTTTGTTTGTCTTTGTCCTCGTTCTGGTTATCCTGATTTTGCTAAGATTTTTCTTATTTATGTTCCAGATAAAAAAGTTATCGAACTAAAAGCGATAAAACTTTATATAAATAGTTTTATGAATAAAAATATGAGCCATGAAGATAGTATAAATGAGATTTATCACACTCTTGATAAATTATTAGAGCCAAAATATATAAGAGTTGTTGGGGATTTTAATCCAAGAGGAAATGTTCATACTGTTATAGAACTTGATTCAAATTTAGTTAGAAAAGAGAAATTTGATATATCTGCTATTTCAAAAGAAGAATTAAGAGAGTTTTAGATGTTAAAAATTGAGTTAATAGAACACATTTTTAAGGCTGCATCTATATCAAGATGGAATGATTATCCAAGAATGACAAATTTAGTTGAACTTGATAAACAGGCTCATAAATTTATAATAGCTTATTTTATAGCAAAAATGGAAAAAAATGTTGATATGAATTATATCATAGAAGCAGGTATTTTCGAGTTTTTTTCACGAGTTGTAGTTACTGATATACGCCCTGATGTTTTCCATCAAATTTGGCGTTCTAAAAAAGATGAAGTCAATAGTTGGATACTAAAAAAACTTGAACCGCTTATAGGCGATATAGACAATGGTAAATTTTTTCAAAGATTTAAAGAATACACAAAACACTCAAATACGAAAGAAATGCTTATATTAAGGGCTGCATCATACATAGCAACAAGGTGGGAGTTTGGCATAGTTTATCAAACAAGTCAGTTTTTAAGCGGTATTGATGAAGTTAAAAGAAAAATTGATGAAGAACTTGAGGATTATTATTATGAATTTATAGGTGTCCAAAAAATTGCAATGAATCAAAAATTAGCCAAAATTATAGATTTAAGCGGTAGGCTTCGTTTTCAAAAGCGTTGGGCACAAACACCGCGTATCCCAGAAACTGCTGTTCTTGGGCATATGCTTATAGTTGCAATTTTAAGTTATTTTTATTCACTTAAAGTTGGAGCTTGTAGAAAAAGACTTGAAAATAACTTTTATTGTGCTTTATTTCATGATTTGCCAGAAAGTCTTACAAGAGATATTATAAGTCCTGTTAAATACGGCGTTGAAGGGCTAAATGATATAATTTGCGAGTATGAAATAAGGCTTATTGATGAACAAATTTTGCCATTTGTTCCACAAATTTGTAAAGATGAATTTTCTTATATTTTAGGTCTTAGAAATGAAAATTCTAAGCAGATAAAAAATGAATTTGAAAATAGAATAAATGAAAAATATCCAACACATTTTGATGGAACTATGGATAATGTCAATGAAGATAAATTTAGTGCAATCGATGGAAAAGCTTTAAAATATTGTGATAAATTTTCAGCATTTATGGAAGCTGGAATTTCTATAAGTTATGGTGTAAAAAGCAAAGAACTTGTAGATGGATTTTATAATATGTATAAGTATTTTAAAGAAAAACCAAAGATAGAAGGTGTAAATTTCTTAGAACTTTGTGATAATTTTTGTAGATATTTTAAATTAGACCTTCCCTCAGATGGCTGCGGCACATATTAAGTTTAGCTGCTCTGCTGTATTCCTACCCTGAAGCGGTTTCCAAAAATAACATTGCACAGGTCTAAGGAAAGGCGAATGGTCATTATATCAAAAATTTCTTTAAATAGGATTAATAATGTTTTTAAAATTTAAATTTATAACATTTTTTCGTAATCTCTTAGTATATCATCCACACTCTTTGGAATTTCGTGCAAAAATTTTTACGGCTATGTTATATTTTAAAAAAGAGATAACTCAAAATGATATGCATACATTAAATGATATAGCTACTCAAATTTATAGTGAAAAAAATCCCAGGATAGAGATATTGAAAAATGTTATAAAAGAGTATTTAACAAAAATAAAAAACGATAAATCTTTTGTTATAGACAGTTTGCTTTTGGATATAGACAAAGAGCTGAAAAATCATAAAAGATATGCAAAAAAGATAGATTTTTCACATCTTAGAATGCTTATAAGTATGGATGAAGATGAAGCTTTACTACAACAAAGAGTGTATGAATTTTTGTTAAGTGAGGTTAAAATTTATATCTAGTTAAATAGTATAAAATCAGGGGAAATTGGCTTACCAAGATAAAATCCTTGAGCATAATCAACATCGTATTTTTTAACTTCATTTAGTATATTTTCATCACTTACAAACTCAGCTACTATTTCATAGTTCATTTTTTTAGCAAAGCTTACTATTGTTTCCATAACTATTCTTGAGTTTTTATCAAAAGGAAGTCTTTTGACTATAGAGCCATCTATTTTTAAAACATCAATATCAAACTCAAGCATTCTATAATAGTTTGAATATCCACTTCCAAAATCATCAATAGAAAGCTTACATCCGAGTTCTTTTATGTGTTTTATAAAAGGATTTATAACATCATAATTATCAATACTTTCGCTTTCAAGTATCTCAACAAATAAATTTGATGGATTTTTACAAATTTTAAGATTTTTTATGAATATTTGACGAATGCTTAAATTAACCATATCAGAACTAGAAAGATTTATAGAAAACTGCTTATTTGGGTATTTGTCTAAAAGATTAAATGCTATATCTATGACTTTGCTTGTTAGTGCATTATAAAGTAAAATTTGTTTTGCAACATTTAAAAATTCACCAGGATAATGAATTTTACCTTCATCATCTAATATTCTTATTAAAATTTCATATTTATTTGCTATTTTGCTATTTGTTTTTATATTAAATATAGGCTGACATTCAACTATAACTTTATCGTTTTTTAGTGCATTTTGTATAAGTTTTATAACATCTAAATTTTTAAAATATTGTTGTTCTATAGGATCATTATCTTTATAAAAATAGATTTTTTCATCTATTTTTTTAGCTTCTTTATATGACCATATAGCTTGAGTAAGTCTGTTTATATTTGAGTCTATATTTGAACTAACACCAAATATAAGCTCTATATTTATTTTTGTGCCTTCATTACTTTGTATATTTATATTACTTGTTTTAAAATAACTTTTTATGCGAAGTATGTCTGTAGATAAGTCGTTTCCATGATAAATAATACAAAACTCATCAAACTGAAATCTAAATAGTTCACAATCAATATTATAAGTTTTTATACAAAGTTTTATAGTATCTACAAAAAATATTATAAAATCATCTATAAATTTTGGTTTATAAAAATAGCTTAAATTTAAAAAATTATTTATACGCATATATATAATTACGCCTTGCTCATTGTTTTCTAATTTGTCTCTTAATGCTACATAACTTCCTATGCCAGTAAGATGATCTTTATAAATTTGTCTTTTTAATGCTTCGTTTTTGATATTTAGTTCTTTTGTTTTATCAAGTTTTATACCAACAAAACCCTCTAAGTTATCTTTATTTATATTTGGTATTATGATTACATCTTCTATTATTATTGTATTATCTGATCTTTTGCTTATAAAGTTATCTTTTTTCCATGGAATTTTTTTATCGATTGCATTTTTAAAATTCTTGTAATAATCCTTATTTTGAGTGTAATATTTTAAGAAAGATGGATTTTTACCGATGATATCTTTTAATTTGTAACCGCTTATTTGCTCAAAAGCTGCATTTGCATAAGTTATATCTAAGTTATTGTTTGTAAACATAATGGAATTAAACGAATTATCAGCAGCAAGTTTAAGAAAACTTATATCTTTGTTTTTATTTTTTATATTATTTAGTAGTTTTATATTCCAAAAAATAAACATTAAGGACATTATAATCATTGTAATAAATATTTTTACTAGATTATCTACTATATCTTTATGTTGTTGTGTTATATAGTCGAGAAAATTTAGTAAATTTTTTTCTAAATCACTATTTAAAATGAAAAATTTATAGTCGTTTGCTTCTATTAGGTTATAAATAGAATCATCCATTCTATTTATAAATTTTAGTTCTTTTTTATCAAGATTTTGTTTGTTTATGCTAACTAAATAGTCTAAAAAAGTATCAATATCTGCATATGAGTCAAAATTTAAGTTTAAAAATCTTGAATATATGGAATTTAAATCAGGCGATAGAGTATTTTTTTGTGTGTAGTTTTGCATATCTTGTATTACTGAGTAAATAAGAGCCATTTTGCCGTTGTAATATCTAATTGTCTCTTTTTTATCTAAAAAATTTTCCTTGATTTTATTATAAATTTCTACTTGTTTATCTGTTTGAGTATTTTTGTTTTCTACTATATTTTTAATTACTAATAAATTAGTATCGAAATTAAAAATCAGTCTTTCTATATCATCATATTTCTTATGAAAATTTATAGTTTTTACTGTTATATCTATATTTTGATTTGTGTATACTAAATTTTGTATATTAGATAAAAAATCATTTATGGATTTTAGTTTTTTGTATTCTTTTATAGTATTTGAAGCTAAAAAAGTGATAGCTAGTATAAATAAAAACATTATTAGATATTGTAATTTTACTCTATTATTCTGCATTATCACTCTTTATATATGTTGTTTGCCCATCTAAAGTTAGTAAAAAATCGTATAAATTATCTAATTCTTCGTCACTAAGATCACTTATTAGTTTGTCATTTTTTATACGCAAAACTTCTTTTAAATCACTTGTTCTTTTATCATAAAAATATGGTGAAGTTTTTGATATATTTCTAAGCATTGGAACTTTTTTAAATCCATCTGGGCTTTGAACTATCAAATTTCCGCCTAAATTTATACCATCATGACATGAAATACATCCAACTAAACTAAATATTTCATAACCTTTTTTTTCACTTGCACTGAAAATTTCACTACTTCCACTAATATAATTATCATATTTGCTATTTGGAGTTATTAAACTTTTTTCAAAATTTACAAGAGCATCAACTATGGTTTCATAGTCTAATTTTTGATAAATTTTATGAAATAGAGCGTTATATTTTGGATTGCTAAGTATTTTGTTAACTAAAATATCTTTTTGTGTATTTAACTCTTTTTTGCTAGTTAAAGATATTTCTACTTGTTTATATATATTATCAACTTTTCCATCTTTGAAAAACAGAAAGTTAAGTGCTGAGTTTAAAATGGTTGGAGTGTCCATTTTTGTTAAATCTGTATTTGTTCCGCTAAAATTCCAATATAAATTATGACAAGTTTCGCAAGATATATTTTTATCCTTACTTAGCGTTTTATCAAAAAATAGCATTTTTCCAAGCTCAGCTTTTTGCCTATCATACTCTTGTGGTGTTATTATATTTAAAGATGAGTTAGCAAAAATAAAATTTAAAAATATGGTTAAAAATAAAAAAAGTTTTGCCACTACATCCCCTTTTTTGATTAAAAAACTAATAGCTTCATTTTAGAGATAATTGTTTCTATAATTATATCATCTTTATAAGTTTTTTGTAGATTTTGTTTTATTGTAAGTTCATCAATATTAATTTTATTTATTTGCAAATGCCATAAAATATTTTCATAAGCATCATTAAAATCTCTTTTAACTTCTCTTTTTTCATCAAAAATGTGTGTTTTATAACTAATATTTTTATTTTTTAGATAAGCTTCAAGTTCATTTGCCGTTGTTGCGTAGTTAGGAATTTTTCTATCTTTTAAAAATGGTTCTATCAAAGATGAGTATCTTGGTATTTGCCAGTTTAGATATATTTTTTCTTTTCCTAGGCTTATAAATTTATCAAAATCTTTTTCATTTTTTAGAGATGGACTCATTGTCAAAAATGCTATATCAAATTTTTTATCATTATAAAACTCATCAAAAGGTAAATTTATGATTTTTATGTTTTTGATATTAAATTTATTTGCATCATCTTTAAGACATTTTAACATCTCATTAGAGCTATCAAGACAAGTTACAAATTTACAAATACCGCCTAAATACAGCGAATACACACCAGTTCCACATCCAATATCTA is a window encoding:
- the dnaN gene encoding DNA polymerase III subunit beta, producing the protein MRVKINKNSLESIVTNTKTYLEKKDTSSITSHIFLSANNGVLNVKATDYEIGLTYKQKNLTIIDEGEATANGRKLLSIISSLKDGDVTLETVQNYLYIKQNNSKYKLPMFKAEDFPKFPDIQNKNKFEIDSSILSRSLKKIVPCVDTNNHKFELNGALVDIKNDYINLVGTDTRRLGIYRIDTQTDKEFSIIIPKKAILEIQKLFYDKIEIYYDENTLIAVSDNFEFFTKLINGKFPDYARVIPKEIKTRIRLNRDMMIEGMKTISILSEQMKLTFAPNEIVFESIIEDNSEARTSIEFQTGVSENISICLKNRYLLDFLGSIEESEFDIELNSQETAFLVVCGNLKTVIMPIVS
- a CDS encoding cytochrome-c peroxidase codes for the protein MAKLFLFLTIFLNFIFANSSLNIITPQEYDRQKAELGKMLFFDKTLSKDKNISCETCHNLYWNFSGTNTDLTKMDTPTILNSALNFLFFKDGKVDNIYKQVEISLTSKKELNTQKDILVNKILSNPKYNALFHKIYQKLDYETIVDALVNFEKSLITPNSKYDNYISGSSEIFSASEKKGYEIFSLVGCISCHDGINLGGNLIVQSPDGFKKVPMLRNISKTSPYFYDKRTSDLKEVLRIKNDKLISDLSDEELDNLYDFLLTLDGQTTYIKSDNAE
- a CDS encoding EAL domain-containing protein, giving the protein MLYSQKKERANLFFSALKIALPFIILIIFWIKFISNAEQSDIFLLTILTFFYVYYSAYLIYLSLKTTLLDPITNVFNRKKIYELISKNLNKDMKVVMFDIKNYSYITQTYGIENYEKIANKFIIKLNIFLEKNGYKNVVIGAYNFSYFLMIINEKDTILAHNLRIFEKKITNYGIENIEIKFEFSVLNLLNFNNLKSVINHLSYDLNNNKEENLIVYDENINVIIQSINNLKFNFKFQETKNNDKNLKDVVTIIPRLFVENYGMYSKNKISNLLNKYNYEINYDKNMIKALSDCINYDLDFDYIVEISVMSIRNLEFKNYIFELVNQKIINPKNIIFEFFEDNFYSEKNRFNEIINDYRKMGIRFCLSHFGGDNASYFYLKYLNIDFLIFDIEFLKNLNDKKYLVILENYINMAKSLDIKTIFKFIDKKESFDILINQNIDYLQGFYIKKPQMIENLK
- the gyrB gene encoding DNA topoisomerase (ATP-hydrolyzing) subunit B, which produces MEYSAENIKVLKGLEAVRKRPGMYIGDTNINGLHHLIYEVVDNSIDESMAGYCDQIDVEITTDGHAIISDNGRGIPVDIHPTEKIPAATVVLTVLHAGGKFDKNTYKVSGGLHGVGVSVVNALSIKFIVTIYKNGKIHRQEFSKGVPTTDLEIIGETKKTGTTVEFIPDSEIFETTDFNFDTLSTRFKELAYLNSKITINFKDNRVGKHESYHFEGGLESFVNDLNKANPVCKALSFSDFSEDVVVDVALMYNESYSENVLSFVNNIHTPDGGTHEAGFRAGLTRAITNYISSNASAREKDTKISGEDVREGLIAIVSVKVPEPQFEGQTKGKLGSSYVKPIVQKITFDTLCKFFEENPIEAKAIMNKALLAARGREAAKRARDLTRKKENFSVGTLPGKLADCQSKEAEICELYLVEGDSAGGSAKQGRNRVFQAILPLRGKILNVEKAGLEKILKSEEIKNMITALGCGIGNEFDEEKLRYHKIIIMTDADVDGSHIQTLLLTFFFRFLNPVIKNGYIYLAQPPLYRYKKGKKEIYLKDEKALNEFLIENGIENISFEGVGNNDLIEFLKIVAVYRSYLKELEKRFNILKALRFLIENDGIIGKSYNEIFKLISEEITKNGHNILNSNIKDDEIRIYAQTTDGLQELVINDKLFSNPLFSSSIEIYKKIKDYDINLGKDILEILDDVEKNAKKGAYIQRYKGLGEMNPEQLWETTMDPENRRLIKISVDDAQSASETFNLFMGDEVEPRRNYIEEHAKDVKQLDI
- a CDS encoding class I SAM-dependent methyltransferase yields the protein MQNLWDKKAKTYNRFDGKLSKFGKVLFDKLDEFKINFNDKNILDIGCGTGVYSLYLGGICKFVTCLDSSNEMLKCLKDDANKFNIKNIKIINLPFDEFYNDKKFDIAFLTMSPSLKNEKDFDKFISLGKEKIYLNWQIPRYSSLIEPFLKDRKIPNYATTANELEAYLKNKNISYKTHIFDEKREVKRDFNDAYENILWHLQINKINIDELTIKQNLQKTYKDDIIIETIISKMKLLVF
- a CDS encoding sensor domain-containing phosphodiesterase; its protein translation is MQNNRVKLQYLIMFLFILAITFLASNTIKEYKKLKSINDFLSNIQNLVYTNQNIDITVKTINFHKKYDDIERLIFNFDTNLLVIKNIVENKNTQTDKQVEIYNKIKENFLDKKETIRYYNGKMALIYSVIQDMQNYTQKNTLSPDLNSIYSRFLNLNFDSYADIDTFLDYLVSINKQNLDKKELKFINRMDDSIYNLIEANDYKFFILNSDLEKNLLNFLDYITQQHKDIVDNLVKIFITMIIMSLMFIFWNIKLLNNIKNKNKDISFLKLAADNSFNSIMFTNNNLDITYANAAFEQISGYKLKDIIGKNPSFLKYYTQNKDYYKNFKNAIDKKIPWKKDNFISKRSDNTIIIEDVIIIPNINKDNLEGFVGIKLDKTKELNIKNEALKRQIYKDHLTGIGSYVALRDKLENNEQGVIIYMRINNFLNLSYFYKPKFIDDFIIFFVDTIKLCIKTYNIDCELFRFQFDEFCIIYHGNDLSTDILRIKSYFKTSNINIQSNEGTKINIELIFGVSSNIDSNINRLTQAIWSYKEAKKIDEKIYFYKDNDPIEQQYFKNLDVIKLIQNALKNDKVIVECQPIFNIKTNSKIANKYEILIRILDDEGKIHYPGEFLNVAKQILLYNALTSKVIDIAFNLLDKYPNKQFSINLSSSDMVNLSIRQIFIKNLKICKNPSNLFVEILESESIDNYDVINPFIKHIKELGCKLSIDDFGSGYSNYYRMLEFDIDVLKIDGSIVKRLPFDKNSRIVMETIVSFAKKMNYEIVAEFVSDENILNEVKKYDVDYAQGFYLGKPISPDFILFN
- the queF gene encoding preQ(1) synthase, with the translated sequence MRYGEKIIKEFDIDKDMEIWPNKWENDYVIRITLPEFVCLCPRSGYPDFAKIFLIYVPDKKVIELKAIKLYINSFMNKNMSHEDSINEIYHTLDKLLEPKYIRVVGDFNPRGNVHTVIELDSNLVRKEKFDISAISKEELREF